One Polyangiaceae bacterium genomic window carries:
- a CDS encoding Stp1/IreP family PP2C-type Ser/Thr phosphatase, giving the protein MPSSDTIQFYAATDVGRVRDHNEDNFLVDKKLALSIVADGMGGHAAGEVASAIAVRIIHEEVKKNRDVIDKYTDEGVSARIGSKEILGVLETAVQRACAKIHDEAKADTNKRGMGTTLSALLIVGSYGFIAHVGDSRIYLLRDGSAQQITEDHTVYNELIKRGKLTREQIDKVAQKNAITRAVGVYERVEVDTLTIEVLPGDQFLLASDGLHGYIAHTAELEPYLEDEDGDATATALLELANRKGGKDNITAIIVRLGKGDERDDSRARRLQLKRELLSKMPLFARLNEREMLRIMQVAEVVSYDPGQVVVQEGDRGDELFIVLSGEVRVSRGETVLNDFGPGEHFGEMALIRAVPRSATVTASEPSELIVLHRSDFFEVLRKEAELAVKLLWQFLGVLADRLDQTSRDLSSAREELNAEDITDAIFVEDAVEDVEERPSDAPLSAPGPRDSYLPAPMGSEDA; this is encoded by the coding sequence ATGCCGTCGTCCGACACGATCCAGTTCTACGCAGCCACCGATGTGGGTCGCGTTCGTGACCACAACGAGGACAACTTCCTCGTCGACAAGAAGCTCGCGCTTTCCATCGTCGCGGACGGCATGGGCGGCCATGCTGCGGGCGAGGTCGCGAGCGCAATTGCGGTGCGGATCATTCACGAAGAGGTCAAGAAAAATCGCGACGTCATCGACAAGTACACCGACGAGGGTGTGAGTGCGCGCATCGGATCCAAGGAAATCCTCGGCGTCCTCGAGACCGCCGTGCAGCGCGCATGCGCAAAAATTCACGACGAAGCGAAAGCCGACACGAACAAACGCGGCATGGGCACCACGCTCTCCGCGCTGCTCATCGTCGGCTCGTACGGATTCATCGCGCACGTCGGGGACAGTCGCATCTACTTGCTGCGCGACGGCTCGGCCCAACAGATCACCGAAGATCACACCGTCTACAACGAGCTCATCAAGCGCGGAAAACTCACGCGCGAACAGATCGACAAGGTCGCTCAGAAGAACGCGATCACGCGCGCGGTGGGCGTGTACGAACGCGTCGAAGTCGACACGCTCACGATCGAGGTTTTACCTGGGGATCAATTCCTCCTCGCGTCCGACGGCTTGCATGGATACATCGCGCACACCGCCGAGCTCGAACCGTACCTCGAAGACGAAGATGGTGATGCGACAGCAACGGCTCTGCTGGAGCTAGCGAATCGCAAGGGCGGCAAGGACAACATCACCGCCATCATCGTTCGTCTCGGCAAAGGCGACGAACGTGACGACAGTCGTGCACGAAGACTTCAGCTCAAGCGCGAGCTGCTCTCGAAGATGCCGCTCTTCGCGCGCCTCAACGAGCGCGAGATGCTGCGCATCATGCAGGTCGCCGAGGTCGTTTCGTACGACCCGGGTCAAGTCGTCGTGCAAGAGGGCGATCGCGGCGACGAGCTGTTCATCGTGCTCTCGGGCGAAGTGCGCGTCAGTCGCGGCGAAACTGTTCTCAACGATTTCGGACCTGGGGAACACTTCGGCGAGATGGCGCTGATTCGCGCCGTGCCGCGATCGGCAACCGTGACGGCATCCGAGCCGAGTGAGCTCATCGTCCTGCATCGCAGCGACTTTTTCGAGGTCTTGCGCAAGGAAGCCGAGCTTGCGGTCAAGTTGCTCTGGCAGTTCCTGGGCGTCCTCGCCGATCGTCTCGACCAAACCTCGCGTGATCTGAGCTCGGCACGTGAAGAACTGAACGCCGAGGACATCACCGACGCAATTTTCGTCGAAGATGCCGTCGAAGATGTCGAAGAACGACCGAGCGACGCGCCACTGTCTGCTCCGGGGCCCCGAGACAGTTACCTTCCGGCGCCCATGGGCTCGGAAGACGCCTGA
- the tssI gene encoding type VI secretion system tip protein VgrG, whose translation MPAPDVKSQQGESFFFAAGPHQAGELRITSFTGRERLSKPFDLQVVVTFSGPEDQEKLITTIVGQAAWLRIEHEQAPHTIGGIVASATFAGSHTQGTSYKLRLVPTLWRLSRRKNTRIFQDLDVTTIVSMLLDEHRVVHRFSLSRKYPLRAYCVQYDETDLAFVMRLLAEEGIAFYFDHTSPPASVLVMTDSLLLTPMICGSPALLFRREMPGMPPREDHVLEMDAQRTVKPSALRVRDYDFQRPRMDLAGAATSAEKLSPGVDLDHYEHHGEYEESDARDEEATVVLEQLRRRMRISTGRTPCRRLAPGHRFTLADHEDASLDGDFLVLRVDHRGYGAGANPPGTPTYEATFRCTSAAEGLRPKRPARFVRQVVESATVTGPAGQEIHTDEYGRIRVHFHWDAKPDMGKNSCWIRVAQNWAGEGWGFQFIPRIGMEVLVTFLGGDLDRPVVIGCLPNATHPPPHPLPTGAAKSGIRTQSTPGGGGYNEIAFDDTAGSEVLSLHAQKSFIQEIGDDVSATVGGNRRTSVAGTDSLDVQGMRTVTVAAGLREEIMGDHERFVMGATKLEHFGNREVIAYAHDQARVDGSLVRTIRGDAVITTAGHATVTIGTSDMGEAQAQVSGTLVVGATKGLRLVCDERITLAVGDNAITIDSEGITLDAKNVRIMGAESVSASGPGPAMTLAEEAQISAKAIRLFAKEARVELEEDAIVKGRKVLLNCKASDPSEKDDDKKKEMKQISLRFTDTAGEPYAKKHYRTGVSGIISEGETSADGDVKVDVPVDAKIMQIRLWVRDYPEGQTKDYSITLAEELPPVDTVRGVKQRLGNLGYYDGPINDDASTLKGPLGRFQRDKGLEVTGTIDDATKAELEKVHGH comes from the coding sequence ATGCCAGCGCCGGATGTGAAGTCCCAACAAGGTGAATCGTTCTTCTTCGCGGCCGGTCCCCATCAGGCCGGCGAGCTACGAATCACCTCGTTCACGGGCCGAGAACGGCTCTCCAAACCGTTTGACCTCCAAGTTGTCGTCACGTTCTCCGGACCAGAGGACCAAGAAAAGCTCATCACCACCATCGTCGGACAAGCGGCGTGGTTACGCATCGAGCACGAACAGGCGCCGCACACCATCGGTGGCATCGTCGCAAGCGCCACGTTTGCCGGGTCGCACACGCAAGGCACGAGCTACAAGCTGCGACTCGTTCCAACGTTGTGGAGGCTCTCGCGCCGCAAAAACACACGCATTTTCCAAGACCTCGACGTGACCACCATCGTCTCGATGCTCCTCGACGAACACCGCGTGGTCCATCGCTTCAGTTTGTCCAGGAAATACCCACTACGCGCCTACTGCGTGCAGTACGATGAAACCGATCTCGCTTTCGTCATGCGGCTGCTCGCCGAAGAGGGCATCGCATTTTATTTCGATCACACCTCTCCGCCTGCGTCTGTTTTGGTGATGACCGACAGCCTGCTCCTCACGCCCATGATATGCGGCTCGCCGGCGCTCCTGTTTCGGCGCGAAATGCCGGGAATGCCGCCTCGAGAAGATCACGTGCTCGAAATGGACGCACAGCGCACCGTCAAGCCTTCGGCGCTGCGCGTACGGGATTATGATTTTCAAAGGCCACGAATGGATCTCGCTGGCGCGGCGACTTCGGCCGAAAAGCTTTCTCCTGGCGTCGATCTGGACCATTACGAACATCACGGGGAATACGAAGAGTCCGATGCGCGGGACGAAGAAGCGACCGTCGTGCTCGAACAGCTTCGCCGGCGCATGCGCATCAGCACTGGGCGCACGCCTTGTCGAAGGCTCGCTCCAGGGCATCGCTTCACGCTTGCGGACCACGAAGATGCGTCGCTCGACGGCGATTTTTTGGTATTGCGCGTCGATCATCGCGGCTATGGCGCCGGGGCAAACCCTCCAGGCACGCCGACGTACGAGGCGACGTTTCGCTGCACGTCTGCTGCAGAAGGTTTGCGCCCCAAGCGTCCCGCGCGTTTCGTGCGGCAAGTCGTCGAATCAGCGACGGTCACGGGTCCGGCGGGACAAGAGATACACACGGACGAATACGGACGAATACGGGTGCATTTTCATTGGGATGCCAAGCCCGATATGGGCAAAAATTCGTGCTGGATTCGCGTGGCGCAAAATTGGGCCGGTGAAGGCTGGGGGTTTCAATTCATTCCGCGCATCGGTATGGAAGTGCTCGTCACGTTTCTCGGTGGCGACTTGGATCGTCCCGTCGTCATTGGATGTTTACCGAATGCAACACATCCGCCACCTCATCCGCTTCCTACGGGAGCCGCAAAAAGCGGTATTCGCACGCAGTCGACGCCGGGAGGAGGCGGTTACAATGAAATTGCCTTCGACGACACGGCAGGCAGCGAAGTGCTTTCGCTACACGCGCAAAAGTCATTCATTCAAGAAATCGGCGACGACGTATCGGCAACGGTCGGTGGGAATCGCCGCACGAGCGTCGCGGGTACCGATTCATTGGACGTGCAAGGCATGCGAACGGTGACCGTCGCCGCAGGATTACGCGAAGAAATCATGGGCGATCACGAACGGTTCGTCATGGGCGCGACGAAGCTCGAGCATTTCGGCAATCGCGAGGTCATTGCGTATGCGCATGATCAGGCCCGCGTCGATGGTTCGCTGGTGCGAACGATTCGCGGTGATGCGGTCATCACGACGGCGGGGCATGCGACCGTGACGATTGGCACTTCGGACATGGGCGAGGCGCAGGCGCAGGTATCGGGCACGTTGGTCGTTGGAGCCACCAAAGGATTGCGTCTCGTTTGCGATGAAAGGATTACGCTGGCCGTAGGCGACAATGCCATTACAATCGATTCCGAAGGCATTACGCTGGACGCGAAAAACGTTCGCATCATGGGCGCGGAATCGGTATCTGCGTCAGGTCCCGGACCCGCTATGACGCTCGCCGAAGAAGCGCAGATCAGCGCCAAGGCCATTCGGCTATTCGCGAAAGAGGCGCGCGTCGAGCTCGAGGAAGACGCCATCGTCAAGGGGCGCAAGGTGCTGCTCAATTGCAAGGCAAGCGATCCGAGCGAAAAAGACGACGACAAGAAGAAAGAGATGAAGCAGATCAGCCTGCGATTTACGGATACAGCGGGCGAACCTTACGCAAAAAAACATTATCGCACGGGCGTTTCGGGCATCATTTCCGAGGGAGAAACCAGTGCGGATGGCGACGTGAAAGTCGACGTACCCGTGGACGCGAAGATCATGCAAATTCGGCTATGGGTGAGGGATTATCCGGAAGGACAAACCAAAGATTACTCGATTACCTTGGCGGAGGAATTGCCGCCGGTCGACACGGTGCGGGGTGTAAAGCAACGCTTGGGGAATCTCGGATATTATGATGGGCCGATCAATGATGACGCGAGCACGCTGAAGGGGCCGCTCGGGCGATTTCAGCGCGACAAGGGACTCGAAGTGACAGGCACGATTGACGACGCGACGAAGGCGGAGCTCGAGAAAGTTCACGGGCATTGA